One part of the Gossypium raimondii isolate GPD5lz chromosome 1, ASM2569854v1, whole genome shotgun sequence genome encodes these proteins:
- the LOC105787134 gene encoding protein terminal ear1, with product MAVRTDQNFPHKMEIGCFSLNPEAQEFFPTRYTLVPAPSFPILQTINPPYNLLYYYLPLQYPFAFTAPPPPRHQNAVLPHSSSLETDVVLVTEPFKAKKGFNRNKYHWKGRRGCGGAARAARKKEWRAKPCFNGDDDDDDQASFECTRKVQYWAGGEKQPLIPLQSGGSETTIMIKNIPVRYTREMLKEFLDQHCMVTNREAKSNANNEEPSLSAYDFLYLPIDFVTRSNKGYAFVNFTTPIAARKFYDACDDKQWECFMSNKIRQIYCAKLQGINELLKHFEKMGFPCEDFQPLCFNPARDGSEQPVEETVVGRCIGSWFSGYVFGLTMGTKGVDFVTWFLIWYNEKRKNRWWGPPWYGVSLVGSLLLCLSAMSLD from the exons ATGGCAGTGAGAACTGATCAAAATTTTCCCCACAAAATGGAGATCGGATGCTTTAGCTTAAACCCAGAAGCCCAAGAGTTTTTTCCAACAAGATACACTTTGGTTCCAGCTCCTAGTTTTCCCATTTTACAAACCATAAACCCACCCTATAATCTCCTCTATTATTATCTACCTCTTCAGTACCCCTTTGCTTTCACAGCTCCACCACCACCACGCCACCAAAATGCAGTACTACCCCATTCCTCGTCCCTGGAGACGGATGTTGTGCTGGTGACTGAACCGTTCAAGGCTAAGAAGGGTTTCAATAGAAATAAGTATCATTGGAAAGGTAGAAGAGGCTGCGGTGGTGCTGCTCGAGCAGCTCGTAAGAAAGAATGGAGGGCTAAGCCTTGTTTtaatggtgatgatgatgatgatgatcaaGCTTCGTTTGAGTGTACAAGGAAGGTTCAATATTGGGCTGGTGGTGAGAAACAGCCATTGATTCCACTCCAATCTGGTGGCAGTGAGACGACGATCATGATCAAGAACATTCCCGTCAGATACAC AAGAGAGATGTTGAAGGAATTTCTTGACCAGCATTGCATGGTTACAAATCGAGAGGCAAAATCCAATGCAAATAATGAAGAACCTTCATTGTCAGCTTATGATTTCTTGTATCTTCCTATAGACTTTGT CACCAGGTCAAACAAAGGCTATGCTTTTGTAAACTTCACCACACCAATAGCTGCCAGGAAGTTTTATGATGCATGTGACGATAAGCAATGGGAGTGTTTCATGTCAAACAAGATTCGTCAAATATATTGTGCTAAACTCcag GGCATTAACGAGCTACTGAAGCACTTCGAAAAAATGGGGTTTCCATGTGAAGATTTTCAGCCGTTGTGCTTCAACCCAGCACGTGATGGTTCAGAGCAACCTGTTGAAGAAACTGTTGTAGGAAGATGCATAGGCTCTTGGT TTTCTGGTTATGTTTTTGGTTTGACGATGGGAACAAAGGGGGTGGACTTTGTCACCTGGTTCTTGATATGGtataatgaaaaaagaaagaacaggTGGTGGGGTCCACCCTGGTATGGGGTCTCACTGGTCGGCTCTTTGTTGTTGTGTCTCTCTGCAATGTCTTTAGATTAG
- the LOC105772927 gene encoding kinesin-like protein KIN-7D, mitochondrial isoform X1 yields MDYSYPARSSSPLSYRKSSSFSSTSSTSSFFSNKPMHHMSSSSSSSFFNSGSEYGSRSMSDSMHYGSQGYNARPPVAYGSDEIIGEPFEASRPGDSISVTIRFRPLNEREFHRGDEIAWYADEDNIVRNEYNPATAYAFDKVFGPQATSQEVYEVAAKPVVKAAMEGVNGTVFAYGVTSSGKTHTMHGDQNAPGIIPLAIKEVFSIIQDTPGREFLLRVSYLEIYNEVINDLLDPTGQNLRVREDAQGTYIEGVKEEVVLSPGHALSFIAAGEEHRHVGSNNFNLFSSRSHTIFTLMIESSARGDEYDGVIFSQLVWFNQSFIFQERTFLLINGLTCYFLCSFIQNLIDLAGSESSKTDTTGIRRKEGSYINKSLLTLGTVIGKLSEGKACHVPYRDSKLTRLLQSSLSGHGLVSLICTVTPASSNMEETHNTLKFASRAKRVEIYASRNKIIDEKSLIKKYQREISVLKEELDRLRKGMVVGVNHEELLSLKQQLEEGQVKMQSRLEEEEEAKAALMSRIQRLTKLILVSTKDTIPGSLSDLPSHQRRHSVGEEDKLDLRVGDTLLIDDENQKDSPSLVSALVTGPCYEFKHRRSSSRRNDEFSPASRTFTESTQAGELITGSKPLAGRMTSDQMDLLVEQVKMLAGEIALSTSTLKRLVDQSVNDPDGSKTQIQNLEREIQEKKRQMRVLEQRITESEASISKATFVDMQQKVMKLMTQCNEQSFELEIKSADNRILQEQLQNKCSEIEELQEKVNLLEQHLASLSGDKLLLSSKEGISEEYVDELRKKVQSQEIENEKIKLEQVQLSEEASGLRVQNQKLAEEASYAKELASAAAVELKSLAGEVTKLSVQNGKLEKELIAARELAHSRSFANSTFNGVNRKYNDSMRSGRKGRLSGRSQDFSVAVGDDFESWNLDLDDLKMELQARKQQEAALKAALAEKELIEDEYRKKVEEAKKREEALENDLANMWVLVAKLKKGGAAATLDSNTDEPHSNGTDNIEDPKANNIESNNVLKERQVSEVPSKPANERPKEEPLVVRLKARMQEMKEKELKSLGNGDTNSYIL; encoded by the exons ATGGATTATTCTTATCCGGCAAGAAGCAGCTCGCCGTTATCGTATCGGAAATCTTCGAGTTTTTCGTCCACTTCTTCGACTTCTTCGTTTTTCAGCAACAAACCAATGCATCACATGAGCTCCTCGTCTTCGTCTTCGTTTTTCAACTCGGGGAGTGAATACGGTTCTCGATCCATGTCCGATTCGATGCACTACGGTTCTCAAGGTTACAATGCTCGCCCGCCAGTTGCTTACGGGTCGGATGAGATAATAGGCGAGCCGTTCGAGGCGTCGAGACCGGGGGATAGTATTTCAGTTACAATTCGGTTTAGGCCCTTGAA TGAAAGGGAATTTCATAGAGGGGATGAGATCGCGTGGTATGCGGATGAGGATAATATTGTGAGAAACGAGTATAATCCAGCTACTGCTTATGCTTTTG ACAAAGTATTCGGGCCTCAAGCAACATCGCAAGAGGTTTATGAGGTAGCTGCTAAACCTGTAGTGAAGGCTGCAATGGAAGGTGTTAAtg GAACTGTCTTTGCTTACGGTGTTACAAGCAGTGGGAAGACACACACTATGCAT GGAGATCAAAATGCTCCTGGTATTATACCTTTGGCAATAAAGGAGGTATTCAGCATTATCCAAGAT ACTCCAGGGCGAGAATTCTTACTCCGTGTGTCGTATCTTGAAATCTACAATGAG GTTATAAATGATTTGCTTGATCCCACTGGTCAAAATTTGCGCGTTAGAGAAGATGCTCAG GGAACTTACATCGAGGGTGTAAAAGAAGAAGTGGTTTTGTCGCCTGGGCATGCCCTATCTTTTATTGCTGCAGGGGAAG AGCATCGTCATGTTGGTTCAAATAACTTCAATCTCTTTAGCAGCCGAAGTCATACTATATTCACATTG ATGATTGAGAGTAGTGCCCGTGGTGATGAATATGATGGAGTGATCTTCTCTCAACTTGTATGGTTTAatcaatcttttatttttcaagaaagAACATTCCTCTTAATAAATGGCTTGACTTGTTACTTTCTTTGTTCCTTTATTCagaatttgattgatttagCTGGGTCTGAGAGTTCAAAAACTGATACAACTGGAATAAGGAGAAAGGAAGGATCTTACATAAACAAAAGTCTACTGACTCTTGGAACT GTAATAGGAAAGTTAAGTGAAGGAAAAGCTTGTCATGTTCCATATCGTGACTCCAAGCTTACCCGTCTTCTGCAATCTTCACTAAGTGGGCATGGACTTGTTTCG CTCATTTGCACTGTCACGCCTGCATCTAGCAATATGGAGGAAACTCATAATACCCTGAAGTTTGCAAGCAGGGCTAAGCGAGTGGAAATCTATGCCTCACGTAATAAG ATTATTGATGAAAAATCATTGATTAAGAAGTATCAAAGAGAAATTTCTGTCCTCAAAGAAGAACTTGATCGGCTAAGGAAGGGAATGGTTGTTGGTGTTAATCATGAAGAACTTTTGAGCTTAAAGCAACAG TTGGAGGAAGGTCAGGTGAAAATGCAGTCAAGATTAGAGGAAGAAGAGGAAGCCAAAGCTGCTCTGATGAGCAGAATCCAAAGGCTTACCAAGCTTATACTTGTTTCTACCAAAGATACAATCCCTGGAAGTTTGAGCGATTTACCTAGTCATCAAAGGAGGCATTCTGTTGGTGAGGAGGAT AAACTGGATCTACGAGTAGGTGATACCTTGCTTATAGATGATGAGAATCAAAAAGATTCTCCATCTTTGGTTTCGGCACTTGTTACTGGTCCATGTTATGAGTTTAAACACAGAAGATCCTCCAGCAGGAGGAATGATGAATTCTCACCAGCTAGCCGTACTTTCACTGAGTCTACTCAAGCGGGCGAACTTATTACTGGGAGTAAACCGCTGGCA GGCCGGATGACATCAGATCAGATGGACCTTCTTGTTGAGCAAGTTAAGATGCTTGCTGGAGAGATTGCACTTAGCACCAGTACCCTGAAACGGCTGGTGGACCAGTCTGTAAATGATCCTGATGGCTCAAAAACCCAG ATTCAGAATTTGGAAAGAGAGATTCAAGAAAAGAAGAGGCAAATGAGGGTTTTAGAGCAACGCATAACTGAGAGCGAAGCTTCAATTTCTAAAGCAACATTTGTGGATATGCAGCAG AAAGTTATGAAATTGATGACTCAGTGTAATGAACAGAGTTTTGAGCTAGAG ATCAAATCAGCTGATAACCGTATCCTCCAAGAACAGCTGCAGAACAAG TGTTCTGAGATTGAGGAATTGCAAGAGAAGGTGAATCTCCTGGAGCAGCACTTGGCATCTCTTTCCGGTGACAAATTATTATTGTCATCCAAAGAGGGAATATCTGAAGAATATGTTGATGAGTTAAGAAAAAAGGTCCAATCTCAG gagattgaaaatgaaaaaataaaactcgAACAGGTGCAGCTCTCAGAGGAGGCCAGTGGGTTGCGTGTCCAAAATCAAAAACTTGCTGAGGAAGCTTCTTATGCTAAAGAATTAGCATCTGCTGCTGCAGTTGAGTTAAAGAGTTTGGCTGGTGAGGTGACAAAGCTCTCAGTACAAAATGGAAAACTAGAGAAGGAATTAATAGCTGCTCGAGAATTGGCACATTCTAGAAGTTTTGCTAATTCAACTTTCAATGGTGTTAACCGCAAGTACAATGACAGCATGAGATCTGGCAGGAAGGGACGGCTCTCTGGTCGCTCTCAAGACTTTTCAGTAGCAGTTGGTGATGACTTTGAGTCCTGGAATCTTGATCTAGATGATCTAAAGATGGAACTACAGGCTAGGAAACAGCAGGAGGCAGCTCTTAAAGCAGCTCTAGCTGAGAAGGAATTGATTGAAGATGAGTATCGGAAAAAAGTTGAAGAAGCAAAGAAGAGGGAGGAAGCTCTTGAGAATGATTTAGCTAACATGTGGGTGCTTGTTGCTAAGTTGAAAAAAGGAGGAGCTGCTGCTACGCTTGACAGTAATACAGATGAGCCGCACAGTAATGGTACTGATAATATCGAAGATCCGAAAGCAAACAACATCGAGAGTAACAATGTCCTGAAGGAGAGACAAGTTTCTGAAGTGCCTTCAAAACCAGCTAATGAAAGACCCAAAGAAGAACCTCTGGTTGTACGTCTGAAG GCTCGAATGCAAGAGATGAAGGAAAAAGAGCTCAAGTCCCTTGGAAATGGAGATACTAATTCCTATATTTTGTAA
- the LOC105772927 gene encoding kinesin-like protein KIN-7D, mitochondrial isoform X2, whose translation MDYSYPARSSSPLSYRKSSSFSSTSSTSSFFSNKPMHHMSSSSSSSFFNSGSEYGSRSMSDSMHYGSQGYNARPPVAYGSDEIIGEPFEASRPGDSISVTIRFRPLNEREFHRGDEIAWYADEDNIVRNEYNPATAYAFDKVFGPQATSQEVYEVAAKPVVKAAMEGVNGTVFAYGVTSSGKTHTMHGDQNAPGIIPLAIKEVFSIIQDTPGREFLLRVSYLEIYNEVINDLLDPTGQNLRVREDAQGTYIEGVKEEVVLSPGHALSFIAAGEEHRHVGSNNFNLFSSRSHTIFTLMIESSARGDEYDGVIFSQLVWFNQSFIFQERTFLLINGLTCYFLCSFIQNLIDLAGSESSKTDTTGIRRKEGSYINKSLLTLGTVIGKLSEGKACHVPYRDSKLTRLLQSSLSGHGLVSLICTVTPASSNMEETHNTLKFASRAKRVEIYASRNKIIDEKSLIKKYQREISVLKEELDRLRKGMVVGVNHEELLSLKQQLEEGQVKMQSRLEEEEEAKAALMSRIQRLTKLILVSTKDTIPGSLSDLPSHQRRHSVGEEDKLDLRVGDTLLIDDENQKDSPSLVSALVTGPCYEFKHRRSSSRRNDEFSPASRTFTESTQAGELITGSKPLAGRMTSDQMDLLVEQVKMLAGEIALSTSTLKRLVDQSVNDPDGSKTQIQNLEREIQEKKRQMRVLEQRITESEASISKATFVDMQQKVMKLMTQCNEQSFELEIKSADNRILQEQLQNKCSEIEELQEKVNLLEQHLASLSGDKLLLSSKEGISEEYVDELRKKVQSQVQLSEEASGLRVQNQKLAEEASYAKELASAAAVELKSLAGEVTKLSVQNGKLEKELIAARELAHSRSFANSTFNGVNRKYNDSMRSGRKGRLSGRSQDFSVAVGDDFESWNLDLDDLKMELQARKQQEAALKAALAEKELIEDEYRKKVEEAKKREEALENDLANMWVLVAKLKKGGAAATLDSNTDEPHSNGTDNIEDPKANNIESNNVLKERQVSEVPSKPANERPKEEPLVVRLKARMQEMKEKELKSLGNGDTNSYIL comes from the exons ATGGATTATTCTTATCCGGCAAGAAGCAGCTCGCCGTTATCGTATCGGAAATCTTCGAGTTTTTCGTCCACTTCTTCGACTTCTTCGTTTTTCAGCAACAAACCAATGCATCACATGAGCTCCTCGTCTTCGTCTTCGTTTTTCAACTCGGGGAGTGAATACGGTTCTCGATCCATGTCCGATTCGATGCACTACGGTTCTCAAGGTTACAATGCTCGCCCGCCAGTTGCTTACGGGTCGGATGAGATAATAGGCGAGCCGTTCGAGGCGTCGAGACCGGGGGATAGTATTTCAGTTACAATTCGGTTTAGGCCCTTGAA TGAAAGGGAATTTCATAGAGGGGATGAGATCGCGTGGTATGCGGATGAGGATAATATTGTGAGAAACGAGTATAATCCAGCTACTGCTTATGCTTTTG ACAAAGTATTCGGGCCTCAAGCAACATCGCAAGAGGTTTATGAGGTAGCTGCTAAACCTGTAGTGAAGGCTGCAATGGAAGGTGTTAAtg GAACTGTCTTTGCTTACGGTGTTACAAGCAGTGGGAAGACACACACTATGCAT GGAGATCAAAATGCTCCTGGTATTATACCTTTGGCAATAAAGGAGGTATTCAGCATTATCCAAGAT ACTCCAGGGCGAGAATTCTTACTCCGTGTGTCGTATCTTGAAATCTACAATGAG GTTATAAATGATTTGCTTGATCCCACTGGTCAAAATTTGCGCGTTAGAGAAGATGCTCAG GGAACTTACATCGAGGGTGTAAAAGAAGAAGTGGTTTTGTCGCCTGGGCATGCCCTATCTTTTATTGCTGCAGGGGAAG AGCATCGTCATGTTGGTTCAAATAACTTCAATCTCTTTAGCAGCCGAAGTCATACTATATTCACATTG ATGATTGAGAGTAGTGCCCGTGGTGATGAATATGATGGAGTGATCTTCTCTCAACTTGTATGGTTTAatcaatcttttatttttcaagaaagAACATTCCTCTTAATAAATGGCTTGACTTGTTACTTTCTTTGTTCCTTTATTCagaatttgattgatttagCTGGGTCTGAGAGTTCAAAAACTGATACAACTGGAATAAGGAGAAAGGAAGGATCTTACATAAACAAAAGTCTACTGACTCTTGGAACT GTAATAGGAAAGTTAAGTGAAGGAAAAGCTTGTCATGTTCCATATCGTGACTCCAAGCTTACCCGTCTTCTGCAATCTTCACTAAGTGGGCATGGACTTGTTTCG CTCATTTGCACTGTCACGCCTGCATCTAGCAATATGGAGGAAACTCATAATACCCTGAAGTTTGCAAGCAGGGCTAAGCGAGTGGAAATCTATGCCTCACGTAATAAG ATTATTGATGAAAAATCATTGATTAAGAAGTATCAAAGAGAAATTTCTGTCCTCAAAGAAGAACTTGATCGGCTAAGGAAGGGAATGGTTGTTGGTGTTAATCATGAAGAACTTTTGAGCTTAAAGCAACAG TTGGAGGAAGGTCAGGTGAAAATGCAGTCAAGATTAGAGGAAGAAGAGGAAGCCAAAGCTGCTCTGATGAGCAGAATCCAAAGGCTTACCAAGCTTATACTTGTTTCTACCAAAGATACAATCCCTGGAAGTTTGAGCGATTTACCTAGTCATCAAAGGAGGCATTCTGTTGGTGAGGAGGAT AAACTGGATCTACGAGTAGGTGATACCTTGCTTATAGATGATGAGAATCAAAAAGATTCTCCATCTTTGGTTTCGGCACTTGTTACTGGTCCATGTTATGAGTTTAAACACAGAAGATCCTCCAGCAGGAGGAATGATGAATTCTCACCAGCTAGCCGTACTTTCACTGAGTCTACTCAAGCGGGCGAACTTATTACTGGGAGTAAACCGCTGGCA GGCCGGATGACATCAGATCAGATGGACCTTCTTGTTGAGCAAGTTAAGATGCTTGCTGGAGAGATTGCACTTAGCACCAGTACCCTGAAACGGCTGGTGGACCAGTCTGTAAATGATCCTGATGGCTCAAAAACCCAG ATTCAGAATTTGGAAAGAGAGATTCAAGAAAAGAAGAGGCAAATGAGGGTTTTAGAGCAACGCATAACTGAGAGCGAAGCTTCAATTTCTAAAGCAACATTTGTGGATATGCAGCAG AAAGTTATGAAATTGATGACTCAGTGTAATGAACAGAGTTTTGAGCTAGAG ATCAAATCAGCTGATAACCGTATCCTCCAAGAACAGCTGCAGAACAAG TGTTCTGAGATTGAGGAATTGCAAGAGAAGGTGAATCTCCTGGAGCAGCACTTGGCATCTCTTTCCGGTGACAAATTATTATTGTCATCCAAAGAGGGAATATCTGAAGAATATGTTGATGAGTTAAGAAAAAAGGTCCAATCTCAG GTGCAGCTCTCAGAGGAGGCCAGTGGGTTGCGTGTCCAAAATCAAAAACTTGCTGAGGAAGCTTCTTATGCTAAAGAATTAGCATCTGCTGCTGCAGTTGAGTTAAAGAGTTTGGCTGGTGAGGTGACAAAGCTCTCAGTACAAAATGGAAAACTAGAGAAGGAATTAATAGCTGCTCGAGAATTGGCACATTCTAGAAGTTTTGCTAATTCAACTTTCAATGGTGTTAACCGCAAGTACAATGACAGCATGAGATCTGGCAGGAAGGGACGGCTCTCTGGTCGCTCTCAAGACTTTTCAGTAGCAGTTGGTGATGACTTTGAGTCCTGGAATCTTGATCTAGATGATCTAAAGATGGAACTACAGGCTAGGAAACAGCAGGAGGCAGCTCTTAAAGCAGCTCTAGCTGAGAAGGAATTGATTGAAGATGAGTATCGGAAAAAAGTTGAAGAAGCAAAGAAGAGGGAGGAAGCTCTTGAGAATGATTTAGCTAACATGTGGGTGCTTGTTGCTAAGTTGAAAAAAGGAGGAGCTGCTGCTACGCTTGACAGTAATACAGATGAGCCGCACAGTAATGGTACTGATAATATCGAAGATCCGAAAGCAAACAACATCGAGAGTAACAATGTCCTGAAGGAGAGACAAGTTTCTGAAGTGCCTTCAAAACCAGCTAATGAAAGACCCAAAGAAGAACCTCTGGTTGTACGTCTGAAG GCTCGAATGCAAGAGATGAAGGAAAAAGAGCTCAAGTCCCTTGGAAATGGAGATACTAATTCCTATATTTTGTAA
- the LOC105772927 gene encoding kinesin-like protein KIN-7D, mitochondrial isoform X3, whose product MDYSYPARSSSPLSYRKSSSFSSTSSTSSFFSNKPMHHMSSSSSSSFFNSGSEYGSRSMSDSMHYGSQGYNARPPVAYGSDEIIGEPFEASRPGDSISVTIRFRPLNEREFHRGDEIAWYADEDNIVRNEYNPATAYAFDKVFGPQATSQEVYEVAAKPVVKAAMEGVNGTVFAYGVTSSGKTHTMHGDQNAPGIIPLAIKEVFSIIQDTPGREFLLRVSYLEIYNEVINDLLDPTGQNLRVREDAQGTYIEGVKEEVVLSPGHALSFIAAGEEHRHVGSNNFNLFSSRSHTIFTLMIESSARGDEYDGVIFSQLNLIDLAGSESSKTDTTGIRRKEGSYINKSLLTLGTVIGKLSEGKACHVPYRDSKLTRLLQSSLSGHGLVSLICTVTPASSNMEETHNTLKFASRAKRVEIYASRNKIIDEKSLIKKYQREISVLKEELDRLRKGMVVGVNHEELLSLKQQLEEGQVKMQSRLEEEEEAKAALMSRIQRLTKLILVSTKDTIPGSLSDLPSHQRRHSVGEEDKLDLRVGDTLLIDDENQKDSPSLVSALVTGPCYEFKHRRSSSRRNDEFSPASRTFTESTQAGELITGSKPLAGRMTSDQMDLLVEQVKMLAGEIALSTSTLKRLVDQSVNDPDGSKTQIQNLEREIQEKKRQMRVLEQRITESEASISKATFVDMQQKVMKLMTQCNEQSFELEIKSADNRILQEQLQNKCSEIEELQEKVNLLEQHLASLSGDKLLLSSKEGISEEYVDELRKKVQSQEIENEKIKLEQVQLSEEASGLRVQNQKLAEEASYAKELASAAAVELKSLAGEVTKLSVQNGKLEKELIAARELAHSRSFANSTFNGVNRKYNDSMRSGRKGRLSGRSQDFSVAVGDDFESWNLDLDDLKMELQARKQQEAALKAALAEKELIEDEYRKKVEEAKKREEALENDLANMWVLVAKLKKGGAAATLDSNTDEPHSNGTDNIEDPKANNIESNNVLKERQVSEVPSKPANERPKEEPLVVRLKARMQEMKEKELKSLGNGDTNSYIL is encoded by the exons ATGGATTATTCTTATCCGGCAAGAAGCAGCTCGCCGTTATCGTATCGGAAATCTTCGAGTTTTTCGTCCACTTCTTCGACTTCTTCGTTTTTCAGCAACAAACCAATGCATCACATGAGCTCCTCGTCTTCGTCTTCGTTTTTCAACTCGGGGAGTGAATACGGTTCTCGATCCATGTCCGATTCGATGCACTACGGTTCTCAAGGTTACAATGCTCGCCCGCCAGTTGCTTACGGGTCGGATGAGATAATAGGCGAGCCGTTCGAGGCGTCGAGACCGGGGGATAGTATTTCAGTTACAATTCGGTTTAGGCCCTTGAA TGAAAGGGAATTTCATAGAGGGGATGAGATCGCGTGGTATGCGGATGAGGATAATATTGTGAGAAACGAGTATAATCCAGCTACTGCTTATGCTTTTG ACAAAGTATTCGGGCCTCAAGCAACATCGCAAGAGGTTTATGAGGTAGCTGCTAAACCTGTAGTGAAGGCTGCAATGGAAGGTGTTAAtg GAACTGTCTTTGCTTACGGTGTTACAAGCAGTGGGAAGACACACACTATGCAT GGAGATCAAAATGCTCCTGGTATTATACCTTTGGCAATAAAGGAGGTATTCAGCATTATCCAAGAT ACTCCAGGGCGAGAATTCTTACTCCGTGTGTCGTATCTTGAAATCTACAATGAG GTTATAAATGATTTGCTTGATCCCACTGGTCAAAATTTGCGCGTTAGAGAAGATGCTCAG GGAACTTACATCGAGGGTGTAAAAGAAGAAGTGGTTTTGTCGCCTGGGCATGCCCTATCTTTTATTGCTGCAGGGGAAG AGCATCGTCATGTTGGTTCAAATAACTTCAATCTCTTTAGCAGCCGAAGTCATACTATATTCACATTG ATGATTGAGAGTAGTGCCCGTGGTGATGAATATGATGGAGTGATCTTCTCTCAACTT aatttgattgatttagCTGGGTCTGAGAGTTCAAAAACTGATACAACTGGAATAAGGAGAAAGGAAGGATCTTACATAAACAAAAGTCTACTGACTCTTGGAACT GTAATAGGAAAGTTAAGTGAAGGAAAAGCTTGTCATGTTCCATATCGTGACTCCAAGCTTACCCGTCTTCTGCAATCTTCACTAAGTGGGCATGGACTTGTTTCG CTCATTTGCACTGTCACGCCTGCATCTAGCAATATGGAGGAAACTCATAATACCCTGAAGTTTGCAAGCAGGGCTAAGCGAGTGGAAATCTATGCCTCACGTAATAAG ATTATTGATGAAAAATCATTGATTAAGAAGTATCAAAGAGAAATTTCTGTCCTCAAAGAAGAACTTGATCGGCTAAGGAAGGGAATGGTTGTTGGTGTTAATCATGAAGAACTTTTGAGCTTAAAGCAACAG TTGGAGGAAGGTCAGGTGAAAATGCAGTCAAGATTAGAGGAAGAAGAGGAAGCCAAAGCTGCTCTGATGAGCAGAATCCAAAGGCTTACCAAGCTTATACTTGTTTCTACCAAAGATACAATCCCTGGAAGTTTGAGCGATTTACCTAGTCATCAAAGGAGGCATTCTGTTGGTGAGGAGGAT AAACTGGATCTACGAGTAGGTGATACCTTGCTTATAGATGATGAGAATCAAAAAGATTCTCCATCTTTGGTTTCGGCACTTGTTACTGGTCCATGTTATGAGTTTAAACACAGAAGATCCTCCAGCAGGAGGAATGATGAATTCTCACCAGCTAGCCGTACTTTCACTGAGTCTACTCAAGCGGGCGAACTTATTACTGGGAGTAAACCGCTGGCA GGCCGGATGACATCAGATCAGATGGACCTTCTTGTTGAGCAAGTTAAGATGCTTGCTGGAGAGATTGCACTTAGCACCAGTACCCTGAAACGGCTGGTGGACCAGTCTGTAAATGATCCTGATGGCTCAAAAACCCAG ATTCAGAATTTGGAAAGAGAGATTCAAGAAAAGAAGAGGCAAATGAGGGTTTTAGAGCAACGCATAACTGAGAGCGAAGCTTCAATTTCTAAAGCAACATTTGTGGATATGCAGCAG AAAGTTATGAAATTGATGACTCAGTGTAATGAACAGAGTTTTGAGCTAGAG ATCAAATCAGCTGATAACCGTATCCTCCAAGAACAGCTGCAGAACAAG TGTTCTGAGATTGAGGAATTGCAAGAGAAGGTGAATCTCCTGGAGCAGCACTTGGCATCTCTTTCCGGTGACAAATTATTATTGTCATCCAAAGAGGGAATATCTGAAGAATATGTTGATGAGTTAAGAAAAAAGGTCCAATCTCAG gagattgaaaatgaaaaaataaaactcgAACAGGTGCAGCTCTCAGAGGAGGCCAGTGGGTTGCGTGTCCAAAATCAAAAACTTGCTGAGGAAGCTTCTTATGCTAAAGAATTAGCATCTGCTGCTGCAGTTGAGTTAAAGAGTTTGGCTGGTGAGGTGACAAAGCTCTCAGTACAAAATGGAAAACTAGAGAAGGAATTAATAGCTGCTCGAGAATTGGCACATTCTAGAAGTTTTGCTAATTCAACTTTCAATGGTGTTAACCGCAAGTACAATGACAGCATGAGATCTGGCAGGAAGGGACGGCTCTCTGGTCGCTCTCAAGACTTTTCAGTAGCAGTTGGTGATGACTTTGAGTCCTGGAATCTTGATCTAGATGATCTAAAGATGGAACTACAGGCTAGGAAACAGCAGGAGGCAGCTCTTAAAGCAGCTCTAGCTGAGAAGGAATTGATTGAAGATGAGTATCGGAAAAAAGTTGAAGAAGCAAAGAAGAGGGAGGAAGCTCTTGAGAATGATTTAGCTAACATGTGGGTGCTTGTTGCTAAGTTGAAAAAAGGAGGAGCTGCTGCTACGCTTGACAGTAATACAGATGAGCCGCACAGTAATGGTACTGATAATATCGAAGATCCGAAAGCAAACAACATCGAGAGTAACAATGTCCTGAAGGAGAGACAAGTTTCTGAAGTGCCTTCAAAACCAGCTAATGAAAGACCCAAAGAAGAACCTCTGGTTGTACGTCTGAAG GCTCGAATGCAAGAGATGAAGGAAAAAGAGCTCAAGTCCCTTGGAAATGGAGATACTAATTCCTATATTTTGTAA